Proteins from one Tenrec ecaudatus isolate mTenEca1 chromosome 8, mTenEca1.hap1, whole genome shotgun sequence genomic window:
- the GREM2 gene encoding gremlin-2: MFWKLSLSLFLVAMLLKVDEARKDRPVGAIPSPYKEGSGNSERWQHQAKEVLASSQEALVVTERKYLKSDWCKTQPLRQIVSEEGCRSRTVLNRFCYGQCNSFYIPRHVSKQDAYFQSCAFCKPQRVTSAFVELECPGLDPPIRLKKIQKVKQCRCMSVNLSHSNKQ; this comes from the coding sequence ATGTTCTGGAAACTGTCCCTGTCCTTGTTCCTCGTGGCCATGCTGCTGAAGGTCGACGAAGCCCGGAAGGATCGCCCAGTGGGTGCCATCCCTTCGCCTTACAAGGAAGGCAGCGGCAACTCAGAGAGATGGCAGCACCAGGCCAAAGAGGTGCTGGCCTCCAGCCAGGAGGCTCTGGTGGTCACGGAGCGGAAGTACCTCAAGAGCGACTGGTGCAAGACGCAGCCTCTGCGGCAGATCGTAAGCGAAGAAGGCTGCCGCAGCCGCACGGTACTCAACCGCTTCTGCTACGGCCAGTGCAACTCCTTCTACATCCCGCGGCATGTGAGCAAGCAGGACGCGTACTTCCAGTCCTGTGCCTTCTGTAAACCCCAGCGGGTCACCTCTGCCTTCGTGGAGCTCGAATGCCCAGGCCTCGACCCGCCCATCCGACTTAAAAAGATCCAAAAGGTGAAGCAGTGTCGCTGCATGTCCGTGAACTTGAGCCACTCGAACAAGCAGTGA